One Candidatus Poribacteria bacterium genomic window carries:
- a CDS encoding ubiquitin-like protein Pup, whose translation MPSKERKQTYKKREEEKREERQEPEADKGAQDIKDDLDRLLDEIDEILEEDSEEFIENYIQRGGE comes from the coding sequence ATGCCTTCCAAGGAGAGAAAGCAGACATACAAAAAGAGAGAAGAGGAGAAGAGGGAGGAGCGTCAGGAGCCGGAAGCCGATAAGGGGGCCCAGGATATCAAAGATGACCTGGACAGGCTTCTGGACGAGATAGATGAAATCCTTGAGGAGGATTCGGAGGAGTTCATTGAAAACTACATACAACGCGGCGGCGAATGA
- a CDS encoding proteasome accessory factor PafA2, with product MPVPKVMGVETEYGISVKGAVDRDPVTASTLVVNSYRDRERNKVLWDYDQESPTSDARGFTTDETVQNPDEESNRVINDILINGGRYYVDHAHPEYCTPECLDARELVKYDKAGEIILNISRRISEDVLGKDTRIIIHKNNSDHKGHSYGCHENYLMDRSVDFQEIVDGLTPFLVTRQIFTGSGKVGYENGSDPAVYQISQRADFFESEVGLSTMVDRPIINTRDEPHADEKRFRRLHVIVGDANMSEFTTYLKVGTTALVLTLIEMGMIKDRFKLMNPVKAIKSVSRDLNCKGRINMLKGGSWTPIQIQREYLNLAVKHLSLTVDPIAKDILDKWEFVLDKLEEDPMQLDRHIDWVIKKRLIEAYMRRFNLDWSDHRVLMLDLQYHDVDPEKGLYYRLAKNGQVERILNPGEAFSAVTDPPESTRAYFRGMCLKKYSQQIHSVSWNSMVFELNSSSSLNKIYMQDPCRGTKELVGEILDGCKTADELIKFFDELSK from the coding sequence ATGCCGGTTCCCAAGGTGATGGGTGTCGAAACGGAATATGGGATAAGCGTGAAGGGGGCGGTTGACAGGGATCCTGTCACGGCTTCCACCCTCGTCGTCAACAGCTACAGGGATAGGGAGAGGAATAAGGTCCTGTGGGATTACGATCAGGAATCCCCCACTTCTGACGCCAGAGGGTTCACAACCGATGAGACGGTGCAGAATCCCGATGAGGAGAGCAATCGGGTGATAAACGACATCCTGATAAACGGCGGAAGATATTACGTCGATCACGCCCATCCCGAATACTGTACTCCGGAATGCCTGGACGCCAGAGAGCTGGTGAAATACGATAAGGCCGGAGAGATCATCCTCAACATCTCCCGTCGGATATCGGAGGATGTTCTGGGAAAGGACACCAGAATAATAATCCACAAGAACAACAGCGACCACAAGGGGCATAGTTATGGATGCCATGAGAACTATTTGATGGATAGATCGGTGGATTTTCAGGAGATCGTGGACGGTCTGACCCCATTCCTGGTCACGAGGCAGATATTCACCGGCAGCGGGAAGGTTGGGTATGAGAACGGCAGCGACCCGGCGGTCTATCAGATCTCACAGCGGGCCGACTTCTTCGAGTCGGAGGTGGGGCTCAGCACCATGGTCGATCGCCCGATCATCAACACCCGCGACGAGCCTCACGCCGACGAGAAGAGGTTCAGAAGGCTACATGTCATAGTCGGCGATGCCAATATGTCCGAATTCACCACATATCTTAAGGTGGGCACCACCGCTTTGGTTCTGACGCTCATAGAGATGGGGATGATCAAAGACAGGTTTAAGCTCATGAACCCTGTGAAGGCGATCAAATCGGTCTCCAGGGATCTGAACTGCAAAGGCCGTATAAACATGCTGAAAGGAGGAAGCTGGACCCCCATACAGATTCAGAGGGAATACCTGAACCTCGCCGTCAAACATCTATCCTTGACAGTCGATCCGATCGCCAAGGATATTCTTGATAAATGGGAGTTCGTGCTCGATAAACTCGAAGAGGACCCGATGCAGTTGGACAGGCATATAGACTGGGTCATCAAGAAACGACTGATAGAGGCTTACATGAGAAGGTTCAATCTCGATTGGTCAGATCACAGAGTTCTGATGTTGGATCTTCAGTATCACGACGTCGATCCTGAAAAAGGATTGTACTACAGGTTGGCCAAAAACGGACAGGTTGAGAGGATCCTCAACCCAGGTGAGGCGTTCAGCGCCGTCACCGACCCGCCCGAAAGCACAAGGGCCTATTTCAGAGGTATGTGTCTGAAAAAGTATTCGCAGCAGATTCACAGCGTCAGTTGGAATTCAATGGTCTTCGAGCTCAATTCATCCTCGTCCTTGAATAAGATCTACATGCAGGACCCGTGCAGGGGGACGAAGGAGTTGGTGGGTGAGATACTGGACGGTTGCAAAACCGCCGATGAATTGATAAAATTCTTTGATGAGCTGTCTAAATGA
- the prcA gene encoding proteasome subunit alpha, with the protein MPQFYVSPEQVMADKANYARKGIAKGKDVVALEYIDGIVFVAENLSATLNKIHEIYDRIALAAVGMYPEIEPLRTTGIYQCEIKGYAYSREDVNAKWLATLYSQQIGTVFRQIDTKPLEVELLLAEVGDTPEENQIFHISFDGSVWDERKIASIGGHAEEIRKFIQGIYEEGMPLEEAIKLAVKGIESIENDKKLTCDNLEVAVLDRNKERRKFKRIPKGKVAEILS; encoded by the coding sequence ATGCCACAGTTCTACGTTTCCCCCGAACAGGTGATGGCTGACAAGGCCAACTATGCCAGAAAGGGGATCGCCAAGGGCAAGGACGTCGTGGCGCTGGAATATATAGATGGCATCGTTTTCGTGGCCGAGAACCTAAGCGCTACGTTGAACAAGATCCACGAGATATATGACAGGATAGCCCTGGCTGCCGTGGGAATGTATCCGGAGATAGAGCCGCTGAGAACCACGGGGATCTATCAGTGCGAGATCAAAGGATACGCCTACAGCAGGGAGGATGTCAACGCCAAATGGCTGGCCACCCTTTACTCCCAGCAGATCGGAACCGTCTTCAGACAGATCGACACTAAGCCGCTTGAGGTGGAGTTACTGCTAGCTGAGGTCGGCGATACGCCGGAGGAGAACCAGATCTTTCACATCTCCTTCGACGGGAGCGTCTGGGATGAACGCAAGATAGCCTCCATAGGCGGCCATGCCGAGGAGATAAGGAAATTCATCCAGGGGATCTACGAGGAGGGGATGCCCCTGGAGGAGGCGATAAAGCTGGCCGTCAAAGGGATCGAGAGCATAGAGAACGATAAGAAGCTGACCTGCGATAACCTGGAGGTCGCCGTTTTGGATAGGAACAAGGAGAGGAGGAAATTCAAGAGAATTCCAAAGGGAAAGGTGGCTGAGATTTTATCATGA
- the prcB gene encoding proteasome subunit beta: protein MLMRYHPHLWPAFGSPLPGTESLTHKTLRRLPDKEGVLLGTTILALKYEDGVVIGGDRRAVEGYQVGERRIEKVFSVDEYSAIAIAGIAGPCIEIAKIFQVQVEYHEKMEGTPLSLEGKANFLSTLIRSNLQAAMQGLVVIPIFAGYDLKRKEGRIFKYDLTGGRYEETEYYAIGSGGKDARATMKKLYRPDMDRDSALRVAVEALWDAADEDIATGGPDFIRGIYPTLKLITQEGTKSLKDDEVAGLFDELMEKLKGKQRG, encoded by the coding sequence ATGCTGATGCGTTACCATCCTCATTTGTGGCCTGCTTTCGGCTCTCCATTACCTGGGACTGAATCGCTAACACATAAAACCCTCAGGCGCCTCCCAGACAAAGAGGGGGTGCTCCTCGGAACCACCATCCTGGCCCTGAAATATGAGGACGGTGTGGTGATAGGCGGCGACCGAAGGGCGGTGGAGGGATATCAGGTGGGGGAGCGCAGGATCGAAAAGGTCTTCTCGGTGGACGAATACTCCGCCATAGCCATAGCCGGAATCGCAGGACCCTGTATCGAGATCGCAAAGATCTTCCAAGTTCAGGTCGAGTATCACGAGAAGATGGAGGGTACCCCCCTGAGCCTCGAGGGCAAGGCCAACTTCCTCTCAACGCTGATCAGGTCGAATCTCCAGGCTGCGATGCAGGGATTGGTGGTCATACCCATATTCGCCGGATACGATCTCAAACGTAAGGAGGGGAGGATATTCAAATACGACCTCACCGGCGGAAGATATGAGGAGACGGAGTACTACGCGATCGGATCAGGCGGCAAGGACGCTCGCGCTACCATGAAGAAGCTCTATAGACCCGATATGGACAGAGACTCGGCTTTAAGGGTGGCCGTTGAGGCCCTATGGGACGCGGCCGATGAGGATATAGCGACTGGAGGACCGGACTTCATCAGGGGTATCTATCCTACCCTCAAGCTGATAACCCAGGAGGGCACCAAAAGCCTGAAGGATGATGAGGTGGCCGGATTGTTCGATGAATTGATGGAAAAGCTCAAAGGAAAGCAGAGAGGTTGA